A window of Vescimonas fastidiosa contains these coding sequences:
- a CDS encoding ABC transporter substrate-binding protein, with amino-acid sequence MKKNILKRVLTLALAALLTLSLFACGKKNNDSSTSTSGATSYKVGICNYVDDASLNQIVDNIKTQLAAIGQEKGVTFEISYDNCNADSAVLNQIIANFIADKVDLMIGVATPVAVAMQAATEGTDIPVVFAAVSDPVSAGLVESLEAPGANITGTSDYLDTDAILDLIFAANPGAKNIALLYDQGQDSSTTPIKNAKAYLDKKGVSYKEYNGTTTDEISLAVSSIVADKADAVFTPTDNTVMTAELAIYETLAKAGIPHYTGADSFALNGAFLGYGVDYANLGVETANMVSGILLDGNKPATTPVLTFDNGTATINTDICKELGLNYDDLAKTFAPLCTKVQSIVTAENFDDLNK; translated from the coding sequence ATGAAAAAGAACATTCTGAAGCGTGTGCTGACCCTGGCCCTGGCCGCCCTGCTGACCCTGTCCCTCTTCGCCTGCGGCAAAAAAAACAACGACAGTTCCACCAGCACCTCCGGCGCCACGTCCTATAAGGTCGGCATCTGCAACTATGTGGACGACGCATCCCTGAATCAGATCGTGGACAACATCAAAACCCAGCTGGCTGCCATCGGCCAGGAGAAGGGCGTCACCTTTGAGATCAGCTATGATAACTGCAACGCCGATTCCGCCGTGCTGAATCAGATCATCGCCAACTTCATCGCCGACAAGGTAGACCTGATGATCGGCGTAGCCACCCCCGTGGCCGTGGCCATGCAGGCCGCCACCGAGGGCACCGACATCCCCGTGGTCTTTGCCGCCGTGTCCGACCCCGTCAGCGCCGGCCTGGTGGAGAGCCTGGAGGCCCCCGGCGCCAACATCACCGGCACCTCCGACTATCTGGACACCGACGCCATCCTGGACCTGATCTTCGCCGCCAACCCCGGTGCCAAGAACATCGCCCTGCTGTATGACCAGGGTCAGGACTCCTCCACCACCCCCATCAAAAACGCCAAGGCATACCTGGACAAGAAGGGCGTGTCCTACAAGGAGTATAACGGCACCACCACCGATGAGATCAGCCTGGCCGTCAGCAGCATCGTGGCCGACAAGGCCGACGCCGTGTTCACCCCCACCGACAACACCGTGATGACCGCGGAGCTGGCCATTTACGAGACCCTGGCCAAGGCCGGTATCCCCCACTACACCGGCGCTGACTCCTTCGCCCTGAACGGTGCGTTCCTGGGCTACGGCGTGGACTATGCCAACCTGGGCGTGGAAACTGCCAACATGGTCTCCGGTATTCTCCTGGACGGCAATAAGCCCGCCACCACCCCCGTGCTGACCTTTGACAACGGCACCGCCACCATCAACACCGACATCTGCAAGGAGCTGGGTCTGAACTACGACGACCTGGCCAAGACCTTCGCCCCCCTGTGCACCAAGGTCCAGTCCATCGTCACCGCCGAGAACTTCGACGATCTGAATAAGTAA
- a CDS encoding ankyrin repeat domain-containing protein yields the protein MGFDAAHAISALSKLALRLMRNANKKEASQQMDMYFSAKRQTLAQFMEVYDPQRLHEVHGGSTIVFDAMAHQSPQDRYDIVRFLIAQGAELTGTNSENETLFHILFSRPKHNMAQTVELTKLLIDAGADINQPDAKGRVALQYLISHPKLADRDMAPLYDLLFTRCRLDLSIKNAWGYTPIDLAQKLPYRADLLRRMTE from the coding sequence ATGGGATTTGACGCGGCACACGCCATCAGCGCCCTGTCGAAGCTGGCGCTGCGGCTGATGCGAAACGCTAACAAAAAGGAGGCTTCCCAGCAAATGGATATGTATTTTTCGGCCAAACGGCAGACCCTTGCGCAGTTCATGGAGGTCTACGACCCGCAGCGGCTTCACGAGGTACACGGCGGCTCCACCATCGTATTTGACGCCATGGCCCACCAGTCGCCCCAGGACCGATATGACATAGTTCGTTTTCTCATCGCCCAGGGTGCGGAGTTGACGGGCACGAACAGTGAAAACGAAACCCTGTTTCACATCCTGTTCTCGCGCCCGAAGCACAACATGGCGCAGACGGTGGAGCTGACAAAGCTGCTGATAGATGCCGGGGCTGATATAAACCAGCCGGACGCGAAAGGCCGGGTGGCGCTCCAGTATCTCATCAGCCATCCCAAACTGGCGGACCGGGACATGGCCCCGCTGTATGACCTGCTTTTCACCCGGTGCCGCCTGGATCTGTCCATAAAAAACGCCTGGGGCTATACCCCCATAGACCTGGCCCAAAAGCTCCCCTACCGGGCGGACCTGCTGCGGCGAATGACGGAGTGA
- a CDS encoding DMT family transporter gives MTTQRKADLLLVLITGFWGCSYYLSDLALGEMPPFALCAVRFLLAFVLLGIVLFPKLRHVNRKTLLWAVPAGLSLTLTYIGATVGLLYTSISNAGFICSLPAVTTPLLTFLVYRKKPERRMLLCLVLCTVGLGLLTLGNDFRPAPGDLICLLCALGYGINLLVVEHAVHQPEVDALQLGVFQQLVTGAAMLVLSLLFETPCLPQTPTGWGSVLFLSVFCTGIAFAITAVQQKHTSAVHVGLIFTLEPLFSAIVAFFFAGERLAPRGYVGAALMMLALVTMEAGFPFLKRKKAVEE, from the coding sequence ATGACAACACAGAGAAAAGCCGACCTGCTGCTGGTGCTGATTACCGGCTTTTGGGGCTGCTCCTACTACCTGTCCGACCTGGCCCTGGGGGAGATGCCGCCCTTTGCCCTGTGCGCCGTGCGGTTTTTGCTGGCCTTTGTGCTGCTGGGCATTGTGCTGTTTCCCAAGCTGCGGCATGTAAACCGCAAGACCCTGCTGTGGGCGGTCCCGGCGGGCCTTTCCCTTACCCTCACCTACATCGGCGCCACCGTGGGCCTGCTGTATACCTCCATCTCCAACGCCGGGTTTATCTGCTCCCTGCCGGCGGTGACCACACCCCTTTTGACCTTTTTGGTGTACCGGAAAAAGCCGGAGCGGCGGATGCTGCTGTGCCTGGTTCTCTGCACGGTGGGCCTTGGGCTGCTGACCCTGGGAAATGATTTTCGCCCGGCGCCGGGAGACCTTATCTGCCTGCTGTGCGCCTTGGGCTACGGCATCAACCTCCTGGTGGTGGAGCACGCGGTACACCAGCCGGAGGTAGATGCTCTGCAGCTGGGCGTGTTCCAGCAGCTGGTGACGGGTGCGGCCATGCTGGTGCTGTCGCTGCTGTTTGAGACCCCCTGCCTGCCCCAAACCCCCACAGGCTGGGGCAGCGTCCTGTTTCTGTCCGTTTTCTGCACAGGCATCGCCTTCGCCATCACCGCCGTGCAGCAAAAGCACACCTCTGCGGTCCATGTGGGGCTGATTTTTACATTGGAGCCGCTGTTTTCGGCCATCGTGGCCTTCTTCTTCGCCGGGGAGCGGCTGGCTCCCCGGGGCTATGTGGGGGCAGCGCTGATGATGCTGGCCCTGGTGACCATGGAGGCGGGCTTTCCATTTCTCAAAAGGAAAAAAGCGGTGGAGGAGTGA
- a CDS encoding ATP-binding protein, with product MVRLIMGANGAGKTKQLIDLIHSAVESENGSVVCIEPGADMTFDIKSSVRLVNGKEYNLNSFECLRGFISGLYAGNYDISHVFVDNLSKVVGSNSLPDVENFLHWLDRFSEANSVKFTVTLSMDEGTATEGMRNYL from the coding sequence ATGGTTAGACTGATCATGGGTGCGAACGGCGCCGGTAAAACAAAGCAGCTCATCGACCTGATCCACAGTGCCGTGGAGTCCGAAAACGGCAGCGTGGTCTGCATCGAGCCCGGTGCGGATATGACCTTTGACATTAAGTCCAGCGTGCGTCTGGTCAATGGCAAGGAATATAATCTGAATTCTTTTGAGTGCCTGCGAGGCTTCATCAGCGGCCTGTACGCCGGCAATTACGATATTTCCCATGTGTTTGTAGACAATCTCTCCAAGGTGGTAGGCAGCAACAGCCTGCCCGATGTAGAGAACTTCCTGCACTGGCTGGACCGCTTCAGCGAGGCAAACAGTGTGAAGTTCACTGTGACCCTCAGCATGGACGAGGGTACCGCCACCGAGGGTATGCGCAACTACCTGTAA
- a CDS encoding glucose-6-phosphate isomerase, with protein MIRVDLSHMRHFIPLPYEAALTPRLHLAHERLRSGTGAGGEFTGWVSLPRTYDREEFGRIKAAAKKIRGDSQALVVIGIGGSYLGARGVIECLCSPNYNLKKKDTPNIYFVGNGLDNDQLAEVMELLEGHDFSVNVISKSGTTTEPAVAFRFFRQLLEQKYGREEAARRIYATTDRNKGALKALAAAEGYESFVVPDDIGGRYSVLTAVGLLPIAVAGIDIEQLMAGAAAMEADCAREGMDANPAWQYAGARYELQHRGMEIEVLACYDPFFRFMAEWWKQLYGESEGKEGKGLFPASVEFTADLHSMGQYLQEGRRNLFETVVRFEPRAGELAVPFDAENGDGLNFLAGKTMSDLKQQAMDGTLLAHVEGGVPNIRVCCGARSAFTLGELIYFFCYACGLSGYLLDVNPFDQPGVEAYKKNMFALLGKPGYEDLGQSLRARLAENDS; from the coding sequence ATGATCCGTGTTGATCTTTCCCATATGCGGCACTTTATCCCGCTGCCCTATGAGGCGGCGCTGACCCCCCGGCTGCATTTGGCCCACGAGCGGCTGCGCAGCGGCACCGGGGCCGGGGGCGAATTCACCGGCTGGGTAAGCCTGCCCCGAACCTACGACCGGGAGGAGTTCGGGCGCATCAAGGCGGCGGCCAAGAAGATCCGGGGCGATTCTCAGGCGCTGGTGGTCATCGGCATCGGCGGGTCTTATCTGGGGGCCCGGGGCGTTATCGAGTGCCTGTGCTCCCCTAATTACAATCTGAAAAAGAAGGATACCCCCAACATCTATTTCGTAGGCAACGGCCTGGATAACGACCAGCTGGCCGAGGTGATGGAACTGCTGGAGGGGCATGATTTTTCCGTGAATGTCATCTCCAAGTCCGGCACCACCACGGAGCCGGCGGTGGCCTTCCGCTTCTTCCGCCAGCTTTTGGAGCAGAAATACGGGCGTGAGGAGGCGGCCCGGCGCATTTACGCCACCACTGACCGGAATAAGGGCGCCCTGAAGGCCCTGGCTGCGGCGGAGGGCTACGAGAGCTTCGTGGTGCCGGATGACATCGGCGGGCGGTACAGTGTGCTGACGGCGGTGGGGCTGCTCCCCATTGCCGTGGCGGGTATCGACATTGAGCAGCTCATGGCCGGGGCGGCCGCCATGGAGGCCGACTGCGCCCGGGAGGGGATGGACGCCAACCCCGCCTGGCAGTATGCCGGAGCCCGGTACGAGCTGCAGCACCGGGGGATGGAAATTGAGGTCCTGGCCTGCTATGACCCCTTCTTCCGCTTCATGGCGGAGTGGTGGAAGCAGCTTTACGGCGAGTCCGAGGGCAAGGAGGGCAAGGGCCTGTTTCCGGCCAGCGTGGAATTTACCGCCGACCTCCACTCCATGGGTCAGTATCTCCAGGAGGGGCGGCGAAATCTCTTTGAGACGGTGGTGCGCTTTGAGCCCCGGGCCGGGGAGCTGGCCGTCCCCTTCGATGCGGAAAACGGCGACGGGCTGAACTTCCTGGCGGGCAAGACCATGAGCGACTTAAAGCAGCAGGCCATGGACGGCACTCTCCTGGCCCATGTGGAGGGGGGCGTGCCCAACATCCGCGTGTGCTGCGGAGCGCGCAGCGCATTCACTCTGGGAGAGCTAATTTACTTCTTCTGCTACGCCTGCGGCCTGTCGGGCTACCTGCTGGATGTAAACCCCTTTGACCAGCCCGGGGTGGAGGCCTATAAGAAGAATATGTTTGCTCTGCTGGGAAAGCCCGGCTACGAGGATCTGGGGCAAAGTCTCCGGGCGCGGCTGGCGGAAAATGATTCATGA
- a CDS encoding D-alanyl-D-alanine carboxypeptidase family protein, which produces MKKRVLALLLALLPMAVPAAEAVELPVEAPAALLMEKETGQVLYAENEHEKLEPASVTKVMTLLLVMEAMERGELKYEDTVTVSAGAASMGGSQVYLSEGEQITVEELLKAVCVSSGNDAAVALAEKVSGVTELFVQQMNNRAAELGMQDTHFVNPTGLPAEGHVTSAYDIALMSRALILRHPDIRRFTTIWMDTIRGGEFGLSNTNKLIRFYEGATGLKTGSTGSAGYCISATAERDGMELIAVVLGDETSQQRFEDAKTLLNYGFSAYALAHVAPPEPPTVPVKLGASKAAALTPAENVLLVKKERAGSLTYGTDLPECLTAPVEKGQQVGTLTVRCGDEILREIPLTAAEGVERMSWSGLFLRLLQRAVFG; this is translated from the coding sequence ATGAAAAAGCGAGTTTTAGCGCTGCTTTTGGCGCTGCTGCCGATGGCTGTCCCGGCGGCAGAGGCGGTAGAGCTGCCGGTGGAGGCCCCGGCGGCGCTGCTGATGGAGAAGGAGACAGGGCAGGTGCTCTACGCCGAAAACGAGCATGAAAAACTGGAGCCTGCCAGCGTCACAAAGGTGATGACCCTGCTTTTGGTCATGGAGGCCATGGAGCGCGGGGAGCTGAAGTATGAGGACACAGTCACCGTCAGCGCGGGTGCCGCGTCCATGGGCGGCAGTCAGGTGTATCTGTCCGAGGGGGAGCAGATCACCGTGGAGGAGCTTTTGAAGGCTGTGTGCGTCTCCAGCGGCAACGACGCCGCCGTGGCCCTGGCGGAAAAGGTGTCCGGGGTGACGGAGCTGTTCGTGCAGCAGATGAATAACCGGGCCGCTGAGCTGGGTATGCAGGACACCCATTTCGTAAACCCCACGGGCCTGCCCGCCGAAGGACATGTGACCAGCGCCTATGACATTGCCCTCATGAGCCGGGCGCTGATTTTGCGCCACCCGGACATTCGGCGCTTTACCACCATCTGGATGGACACCATACGGGGCGGCGAATTCGGCCTCTCCAATACCAACAAGCTCATTCGCTTTTATGAGGGGGCTACGGGGCTGAAAACCGGGTCCACAGGCTCGGCAGGCTACTGCATCTCGGCCACGGCAGAGCGGGACGGCATGGAGCTTATTGCCGTGGTGCTGGGGGACGAGACCAGCCAGCAGCGCTTTGAGGACGCCAAGACCCTGCTGAACTACGGCTTCTCCGCCTACGCCCTGGCCCATGTTGCCCCGCCGGAGCCGCCTACGGTACCGGTGAAGCTGGGAGCGTCCAAAGCCGCTGCCCTGACCCCTGCTGAGAATGTGCTTCTGGTGAAAAAGGAGCGCGCCGGGAGCCTGACCTACGGCACCGACCTGCCGGAGTGTCTCACCGCCCCAGTGGAAAAGGGGCAGCAGGTGGGAACACTGACGGTGCGCTGCGGGGACGAGATTTTGCGGGAGATCCCCCTGACGGCAGCGGAGGGCGTGGAGCGAATGTCCTGGAGCGGCCTGTTTCTGCGTCTGCTGCAGCGGGCGGTTTTCGGGTAA
- a CDS encoding DUF6017 domain-containing protein, producing MAVFRVERNSGYTVMSNHHLRNKELTLKAKGLLSQMLSLPEDWDYTLAGLSHINRESIDAIRTAVWELEKAGYILRRQGRDEKGKMTAIEYTIYEQPQPMLENPMPGKPMLENPTADNPTSENPTQLNKDRSRTNLSKKEKSITDLSNTDSFPILSPDPSPCGAAPERKGTEAFKQSAVDIYREIIMENIEYDELMQDPKMDKERLDEIVDLMLETVCSARKTLRIAGDDYPAELVKSKFLKLNSSHIEFVMDCMRENTTKIRNIKQYLRAVLFNAPSTIDNYYTALVAHDMASPDWGKPKSGIPDYSCSPGESL from the coding sequence ATGGCAGTATTTCGGGTGGAGCGCAACAGCGGGTACACCGTCATGTCAAACCACCATCTGCGAAACAAGGAGCTGACCTTGAAAGCCAAGGGGCTGTTGTCGCAAATGCTGTCCCTGCCGGAGGATTGGGACTACACCCTCGCAGGGCTGTCCCATATCAACCGTGAGAGCATCGACGCGATCCGCACCGCCGTATGGGAGCTTGAAAAAGCCGGATATATCCTGCGACGGCAGGGACGCGATGAAAAAGGCAAAATGACTGCTATCGAATACACCATTTATGAACAGCCGCAGCCGATGTTGGAAAATCCAATGCCGGGTAAACCGATGTTGGAAAATCCGACAGCGGATAATCCGACGTCGGAAAATCCAACGCAATTAAATAAAGATAGATCAAGAACTAACTTATCAAAGAAAGAAAAATCAATTACAGATCTATCAAATACCGATTCCTTTCCTATCCTTTCCCCTGACCCCTCACCTTGCGGGGCTGCGCCGGAACGGAAAGGAACGGAAGCGTTCAAACAGAGTGCCGTAGATATTTACCGTGAAATCATCATGGAGAATATCGAGTACGACGAACTCATGCAGGACCCCAAAATGGACAAGGAGCGTTTGGACGAGATTGTAGACCTCATGCTGGAAACTGTCTGCTCTGCGCGAAAGACGCTCCGCATCGCTGGCGACGATTACCCCGCCGAGCTGGTAAAGAGTAAATTCTTGAAGCTGAACAGCAGCCACATCGAGTTTGTCATGGACTGTATGCGGGAGAACACCACGAAGATCCGCAACATCAAGCAATATCTGCGGGCGGTGCTGTTCAACGCTCCGTCTACCATCGACAACTACTATACCGCCCTCGTCGCTCACGACATGGCAAGCCCTGATTGGGGCAAGCCGAAATCAGGCATCCCGGACTATTCCTGTTCGCCGGGCGAGAGCCTATGA
- a CDS encoding PcfB family protein, with protein MQEEVTRKTIALAIKTAKLDGKVLQAALRKLLQLYRKARDTPHRGKQTLKQLMRHGTGVSNIEITDANIKAFESTAKKYGIDFALKKADDRYLVFFKGRDADVLTAAFREFSKKKLDKERKPSVRRDLAEKKAEAAQTAKRDKVKNMDRGIDR; from the coding sequence TTGCAGGAAGAAGTGACCCGAAAGACGATTGCCCTTGCAATCAAGACGGCAAAGCTGGACGGAAAGGTGCTGCAAGCCGCGCTGCGGAAGCTCTTGCAGCTCTACCGCAAGGCAAGGGACACGCCCCATCGCGGCAAGCAAACGCTGAAACAGCTTATGCGGCATGGCACAGGCGTTTCCAATATCGAAATCACCGATGCGAATATCAAAGCCTTTGAAAGCACGGCGAAGAAATACGGCATTGATTTTGCACTGAAAAAGGCAGATGACCGATACCTTGTGTTTTTCAAGGGACGGGACGCGGACGTGCTGACGGCAGCGTTTCGGGAGTTTTCCAAGAAAAAACTGGATAAGGAGCGCAAGCCCTCTGTGCGACGCGACCTTGCCGAGAAGAAGGCCGAAGCCGCTCAGACCGCCAAGCGGGACAAGGTGAAAAATATGGACAGGGGGATCGACCGATGA
- a CDS encoding VirD4-like conjugal transfer protein, CD1115 family has protein sequence MKPEIKKQIILHLPYLAFVYLFGKVGQAFRLAQGVDISAKLLHIGQGFSAAFASAAPSFHPSDLLIGLAAAVIIRLVVYSKQKNAKKYRKGMEYGTARWGTAADIKPFIDPVFDNNVLLTATERLMMSNRPKDPKNARNKNILVIGGSGSGKTRFFCKPNIMQLHSSYVITDPKGSLICEVGQLLQRAKYRIAVLNTINFSKSMHYNPFAYLRTEKDILKLVNTIIVNTKGEGAQSTEDFWVKAERLYYTALIGYIHYEAPEEEKNFITLLDMINASDTREDDEDYKNPVDLLFDRLEEREPEHFAVKQYRKYKLAAGKTAKSILISCGARLAPFDIKELRDLMAYDEMELDTIGDKKTALFLIMSDTDSTFNFVIAILQSQLTNLLCDKADDVYGGRLPVHVRFILDEFANIGQIPQFDKLIATIRSREISASIILQSQSQLKAIYKDNADTIVGNCDTMLFLGGKEKTTLKEISEILGKETIDSFNTSENRGKEISHGLNYQKLGKELMTQDEIATMDGGMCILQLRGVRPFFSKKYDITKHPRYKYLSDADKKNTFDVERYIRVQRKKKKHPSAVIVPEEPFDLYEIELSDEDADFTVAE, from the coding sequence ATGAAGCCGGAAATCAAAAAGCAAATCATACTCCATCTCCCATATCTTGCCTTTGTCTATCTGTTTGGAAAGGTCGGACAGGCGTTCCGGCTGGCGCAGGGTGTGGATATATCTGCAAAGCTGCTGCATATCGGGCAGGGCTTCTCCGCTGCCTTTGCCAGCGCCGCCCCCAGCTTCCATCCCAGCGATCTGCTGATTGGGCTTGCCGCAGCCGTGATTATCCGGCTGGTGGTCTACTCCAAGCAAAAGAACGCCAAAAAATACCGCAAGGGCATGGAGTACGGCACGGCACGTTGGGGTACAGCGGCAGACATCAAGCCGTTCATTGATCCTGTCTTTGACAACAATGTGCTGCTGACCGCCACGGAACGGCTGATGATGTCCAACCGCCCCAAAGACCCGAAGAACGCAAGAAACAAGAATATTCTTGTCATCGGCGGTTCTGGCAGCGGAAAGACACGTTTTTTCTGCAAGCCCAATATCATGCAGCTTCACAGTTCGTATGTCATTACTGACCCCAAAGGCAGCCTGATTTGCGAAGTGGGACAGCTTTTGCAGCGAGCAAAATACCGCATTGCCGTTCTCAACACTATCAACTTTTCCAAGAGTATGCACTACAACCCCTTTGCGTATTTGCGCACGGAGAAAGACATTTTGAAGTTGGTCAACACCATCATTGTCAATACCAAGGGCGAGGGCGCACAAAGCACCGAAGATTTTTGGGTGAAAGCGGAGCGTCTTTATTATACGGCGCTGATCGGCTATATCCACTACGAAGCGCCGGAGGAAGAAAAGAACTTCATCACCCTGCTTGACATGATAAATGCCAGCGATACCCGCGAGGACGACGAGGATTATAAAAATCCCGTGGATCTTCTGTTTGACCGATTGGAGGAACGCGAGCCGGAGCATTTCGCGGTGAAGCAATACCGCAAGTACAAATTGGCTGCTGGCAAAACAGCTAAGTCGATTCTGATTTCCTGCGGCGCACGACTTGCTCCCTTTGACATCAAAGAGCTGCGCGACCTGATGGCCTATGACGAGATGGAGCTTGATACCATCGGAGATAAGAAAACGGCGCTGTTTCTCATTATGAGCGACACCGATTCGACCTTTAACTTTGTCATTGCCATTCTCCAATCCCAGCTTACCAATCTGTTATGCGACAAAGCCGATGATGTGTACGGCGGGCGGCTGCCCGTTCATGTGCGCTTTATTCTGGACGAGTTTGCCAACATCGGTCAAATCCCGCAATTCGATAAGTTGATTGCCACCATCCGAAGCCGTGAAATATCGGCTTCTATTATTTTGCAGTCGCAGAGCCAGCTAAAGGCGATTTACAAGGATAACGCCGATACCATAGTCGGCAACTGCGATACCATGTTGTTTTTAGGCGGTAAGGAGAAAACAACCCTGAAAGAAATCTCGGAGATATTGGGCAAAGAAACCATCGACAGCTTCAATACCTCAGAAAATCGGGGAAAGGAAATCTCCCACGGCTTAAATTATCAGAAATTAGGAAAGGAGCTGATGACACAGGACGAAATTGCAACAATGGACGGCGGAATGTGTATCTTGCAGCTACGTGGTGTACGCCCGTTCTTCTCCAAGAAGTATGACATCACCAAGCACCCACGCTATAAGTACCTGTCCGACGCCGACAAGAAGAACACCTTTGATGTAGAACGCTACATTCGGGTGCAGCGAAAAAAGAAGAAACATCCCTCGGCAGTCATTGTGCCGGAGGAACCGTTTGACCTCTATGAGATTGAGTTGTCCGACGAGGACGCTGATTTTACCGTCGCAGAATAA
- a CDS encoding helix-turn-helix domain-containing protein, whose amino-acid sequence MHISYKPLWHTLLERDMRKEDLRLAAGMTTNMIANMSKEGKHISMDTLARICETLNCEITDVIELVPDEPASTGGKEHERIETKNNGKRN is encoded by the coding sequence ATGCACATCAGCTATAAACCACTCTGGCACACACTGTTAGAGCGTGATATGAGAAAAGAGGATTTAAGGCTTGCTGCTGGTATGACAACAAATATGATTGCCAACATGAGCAAAGAGGGAAAGCACATCAGCATGGATACATTAGCCCGTATCTGTGAAACTCTGAATTGTGAGATTACTGATGTGATTGAGTTAGTACCAGACGAGCCTGCTTCCACAGGAGGTAAGGAACATGAGCGAATTGAAACCAAGAATAACGGAAAACGGAATTGA
- a CDS encoding TnpV protein codes for MSELKPRITENGIDYILVGDYYIPGLKLPEEHRPIGKYGRMHREYLREVHPARLNTLILTGELLTYLADLNEQAQKRLDTIMEQMKATEGVTEELKCTRQMEWVQRCNNIHNRAEEIVLYEMIYS; via the coding sequence ATGAGCGAATTGAAACCAAGAATAACGGAAAACGGAATTGATTATATCCTTGTCGGAGATTACTACATTCCAGGCTTGAAACTGCCGGAGGAACACCGCCCTATCGGAAAGTACGGACGAATGCACCGGGAATATTTAAGAGAAGTCCACCCAGCCAGATTGAATACATTGATACTGACCGGAGAATTGTTGACATATCTTGCAGACCTGAATGAACAGGCACAAAAACGGTTAGACACTATCATGGAGCAGATGAAAGCTACCGAGGGCGTGACAGAGGAATTGAAGTGTACCCGACAAATGGAATGGGTGCAGCGTTGCAATAACATTCACAACAGGGCAGAAGAAATTGTTTTGTATGAGATGATTTATTCATAA